The region GGCCGCCGGGATCACGCTCGCCGGCACCTCGCACCCCGAACCGTGGCTCGCGGTCTCCGGCGTGGTCGAACCGGGCGCGACCCGCGTCGGCACCACCCGGTTCGTGTGCGACTGGCGGCGTCCGGCGTTCGTGTCGCCGGGTGCGCTCGGCACGCACCGGATGGAGTTCATGCTGCTCGACGGCGAAGACCCGGAAGCGATGACCGACCCGGCGACCGTCCGCCGCCTGATCACGCCGTACGTGGACCCGGACCGGTTCACCACCACCCGTGCCGTCGTCTACACCTTCCACCACCTGATCGCCGACCGCTGGCGGGACGGCCGGGTGCTCCTGCTCGGCGACGCGGCGCACCAGATGCCGCCGTTCCTGGGCCAGGGCCTGTGCAGCGGGCTGCGCGACGCGGCGAACCTGACCTGGCGGCTGGCACAGGTGCTGCGCGGCGACGCCGACGAGGCGCTGCTCGACGGCTACGAGGCCGAGCGCCGCCCGCACACCGAGGAAATGGCGCTGACCAGCGTGCGCCTGGGCCGGGTGTTCCTGGTCCGCAACCGGTTCGGGGCCGCCGTCCGGGACGCCGTGCTGCGCGCGGTGCAGACCGTGCCGCGGGTGCGCCGCGCGATCCGGCACTTCGAGTTCAAGCCCCGTCCCGCGCTGCCGGGCCGGCGTGGTCCGGTCGGCTCGATGTTCCCCCAGCCCGACGTCGCCGTCGGCGGCACGCGGGTGCCGCTGGACGACGTGCTGGGCGCGGAGTTCGCGGTGGTCGGTCCCGGGGTGGACACGGCGACGGCGATCGGCTGGCGCGGCCCGGTGGCCCGTTTCGTGCGGGTCGTGCCGCCCGGCACGGAGGCTCCCGCCGACATCACCACGGTCGAGGACGTGGACGGCGCGCTCACCGCCTGGTTCGCCGAGCACGGCACGGACGTCGTGGTGCTGCGCCCGGACCGGTTCGTGCACGCCACCGAGGTCGGCAGCCGGCCGCTCGCGCTGAGCCGCTGACCGGTTCCGCCGACCGGTCCCACTCACCGCCGGTTCCGCTCGCCGGGCCGGGGTGCCCGCGAGCGCGGGGGTTAGGCTCCGGGGCGTGGACAGAGACTCGCTCGCCGCCCTGTTCGAGGAGGCCATCGCCCGCGCGTCCGCCGGCGAGCACGACGCCGTCGTCACGTGGACGGCGGCCGACGGCCACTGGGTGCAGATCTCCTGGCACGTGATCAACCTCGCCTACCCGCACCGGCGCTCGCCCGACGCGGTGCTGGCCGGTGTCACGCGGCCGGAGTACGTGGAGCTGCGGGAGTGGGCGGCGGACTCGCACGTGACGTTCGACCACGGCGCGCACGACCCGGCCGCACTCGCCGACTTCGTGCTGGCCTGCGGCGAACGCCTCTGGCGGCCCGCCGCCTGACCGGCCCGGAACCCCCGCCACGTCGGACGATCACCGGCACGACCCCGCCTCGGAGCGGCGGAGGTGGTGCGGTCAGCGGGCTTCGCGCAGGTAGGTCAGGACGGCCCCGACCCGACGGTGGGTCTGCGGGGCGACGGCGAGGTCGAGCTTCCCGAACACGTTGCCGATGTGCTTGGCGACGGCGGCCTCCCCAACCGACAGGCTCGACGCGATGGCACTGTTGCTGTGCCCCTGCGCCATCAGGTCCGGCCGCCACCGGCGCAGCTCCAGCGCCGCGCGGAGCCCTTCGTCGCCGTGGTCCGGGGGCATCCGGACGTCGGCCCACCAGGTCGACCGCGATCCGCAGTCCCGTCACGCTGTTCGCCGTCGCCAACACGGTCGGCATGTCGTTCGGGCTGCGTTCGGCCGAGTTCGCGCAACTGCGGTTGGTCGGTGTGAGCCGGCGACAGGTGCTGCGCGCGACCGGGTTGGACATCCCGCTCGCCCTGCCGTGGGGCGCGCTGGCGGCGGTCGTCGTCGGCTGCGTCGCCGTGCTGCTGACGACCTCCGTCCTGGCCTCGGCGGTGGTGGTGCGCGGCGTCGAACCCCCGTGAGCCACCGCATGGCCCGCACACCCCCGTTCGCCGCCGGACCGGGTGGCTCGTGGGGCACCTCGTGCTCCGCGGAACCCGCGTTGCGGAATTGCCGTCGAGCCACGGTTGCCCGTTCGGCCGGCCGAACGGGCAGCGGATCATGCACTCGAGATCGGCCGTCCGGACGGTTCGTCAGCCTCCACGCCCCCTATACCTGGGGTATCAGCGAACGCGCCGACGAACGCAGGGCCACACCATGCGAGATCACGACGCCCACTCGGCCGGCGACCGCATGCACCGCGAACGCGGCGCACGGCGCTCCCCCACCGGATTGCTGGCGCTGCAAAGCCTGGCGGGCAACGCGGCCGTCACCGCCGCGTTGCAACGCTGCGGTCCCGTGCGGTGCGACTGCAACAAGGACGAGAAGGACGCCGCTGTCGTCCAACGCGACACCAAAGCCAAGCCGCGCAAGGTGGCCGGACAGGACGCGCCGCCGTTGGCACAGCGCGGACCGATGGTCACCCGGATCGAGGTGCACCTCGGGACGCAACAACTTGTCGCGCACCTCAACGACGGCAAGTCCCGCAGCCGGCAGGTCTCCACCGGCAAAGGTGTGTGTGGCACCAAGGCCAACCCGTGCGCCGAACCCGAGCTCGACAGCCACGACCAGTGCACCCCGCCGGGCGACTTCCACGTGCAGAGCCGTCGCGGCGGCAACTGGCACGGCTCCGACGGTCGGCTGACGCCCGACCACGCGATGGGCTACTACCTGGGGTTCCACGACCAGCGCGGCATCGGCATCCACAACACCCAGACCGCCGACGGCACGCCGCGTTCGCACGGGTGCGTCCGCCTCGGTCACGACAACTCACCGACCGGTTTCGCCGCCTGGCTCAACACCCACACCCCGGTCGGCACGCCCGTCGTGGTCGACGGGGTCGCCGCCGCCGCCCCCTATTCCTGCCCTGCCGCCAAGAGGCCGAAGAAGGGGTAACCCCGCACAGCGGCACCCTCAGCCGTCGGCCGCGCGACGGCGCTGGGCCCGGTGCACGAGCGTGTCCACGATCCGTTGCCACGCCGGTGAGTCCTCGGAGATCCGGGACACGACCAGCTTCCGGCTCTCCGGCCGGTCGCCGGCGCGTTCGTGCCGGACCTCCCACGCGTCCAGCGCGTCGATGAGCCGGTCCAGCCGGGGGTCGTGCGGATCCCAGTCGACGGCCTCGTCACAGGCGAGGTAGAGCCGCGTCGTCTCGGGGTCGTCCAGGGCGGCGTTCTTGTCCCGCACCCGTTGCGGCAGGGCGCGCGGGTCCAGTGCCTGCAACAGGATCCACGAGTCGCGTTCCAGCAGCACCCGTCGCTCGCTGATCCCCAGGCCGCGCATCCGGTCCAGGACGGCGACCACCTCGGCGGGCAGCACCAGGCTCTCGCCGCCGTCCAGCCGGGCGATCCGGCGGCGGTACTCGGTGAGCTGGTCGATCTTGCGCCGCAGTTCGAGGTCGATGTCGGTGATGGCGGCGGCGAACTCGGCGGGCCGCGCGTGCAGCAGCGCGTCGATGCGGGCCAGCGGAACTCCGGCGTCGGCGAGGGTCCTGATCCGGATGAGGTCCACGGCCGCCTGCGCGCTGTAGCGGCGGTAGCCGGAGTCGTCGCGCTCGGGCTCGGGCAGCAGGCCGACGTGGTGGTAGTGGCGGACGGCGCGCACGGTCACGCCGGCGGTCGCCGCGAGCTGGCCGATCGTGAGCACCGTCCTCCTCTTCTCGCGGGATTCGTTGTCGATCCTACGAGCGGACCACCCGGTCGATGACGTCGCGGATCGCCTGGACCACGGCGTCGGGGCGGTCGAAGCAGAGCCGGTGGTGCAGGGTGTCGGTCAGGATCCGGTGTTCCCCGTGCGAGACCGAGCCCACCAGCGCCGCGTCCATCCGGGACTTGCCGTCGTTGATCTCCGGCGAGGTCAGCGCCTGCGCCGCGGGGTCGACGCCGACCGCGGTGAGGGCGATCACCGGGACGTCGGGGAGGCCCGGCCCGGCGCGCAGTTCGTCGGCGAGCGCGACCAACGTGCCGCGCTCGGCCAGGCCGGCGCGCATCCACTCGTCGCTCGACTTGGCGTCGACCAACGGTTGCCGCACGTGCTCCGGGTAGTCCGCGAGCAGTTCGACGAGCATCTGCCGCAGCACCGGGCGCAGCTGTTCGAGCTGGTCCGGACCGGGCCCCATCCGCTCGAACGCGGCGAGGTGCAGCGCGGGCGGCAGGAACTCGTCCCAGTCGCGGTGCAGGGCGTCCAACCAGACCAGCCCCGCCACGTCCTGCGGGTACAGCTGCGCGAACCGGTGCGCGTAGAGGCCGCCGAGCGAGTGCGCCGCGAGAACGTACGGCGCGGCAACGCCTTGGGCGCGCAGCAGTTCACGCACTTCCGTGGCGACTGCGGCGGCGCTGCGCGGCAACAAGAGCCGGTCGCTGTAACCGGTGCCGCCACGGTCGTACAGCACAGCGGTGGTGAACCGCGCAACGTCCTGGTGGACACCGAAGTAGTCCAGACCGACCGCGCCGGCACCCGGCAGGAACACGACGGCCGGCCCGCCGCTGCCCGCCCGGTGCACGAAAACGCGGCGTCCGTCGATCTCCGCGAACCCGCCGACCGGCGGGGCGAGCCGATCCGCGGCAGTGATGTCATCCGTCATGCGCCCCAGGCTCCAACCCTGACGCAGGGTCAAGGTCAACCCGGTCAGCGCGACGGCCGGCCCTCCCGAGCGGCCCGGCGACGGTCCTCGTAGGCCGATCTTGCCTGGTCGAAGGCCCCGGCACCCCAGCCCTGGCGCAGGTCGAGCAGCAGCGGTTCGACCATCGCCCGCCCGGCTTCCCGACCGACGAGGTCCCCCAGCGTGACCCACGCCACGGCCAGCGACCCGTAGGCACCCACCCGGTCCCCCGCCGTCTCGGCCAGCCGGGCCTGGGCCGCCGCAGCGGCCAGGTACGGCACCGCCGAGCCCGCCCGCAACGCCTCCGCACGGGCCGAAGCGGCCGCCGCCCCCGC is a window of Saccharothrix espanaensis DSM 44229 DNA encoding:
- the mhpA gene encoding bifunctional 3-(3-hydroxy-phenyl)propionate/3-hydroxycinnamic acid hydroxylase MhpA, which gives rise to MYDAIVVGCGPVGALTANLLGARGVRTLVVERSTGPHGQPRAFSCDDEALRIYQQAGLRREVERDTHPPRRAEYVNARGRVFAEIALDEIDFGLGARPLHFFDQPTLEAALRRGLDRFPHVTLRTGTGLTGLTRHEDHVTVTLDGGEEVDARYVLGADGARSATRAAAGITLAGTSHPEPWLAVSGVVEPGATRVGTTRFVCDWRRPAFVSPGALGTHRMEFMLLDGEDPEAMTDPATVRRLITPYVDPDRFTTTRAVVYTFHHLIADRWRDGRVLLLGDAAHQMPPFLGQGLCSGLRDAANLTWRLAQVLRGDADEALLDGYEAERRPHTEEMALTSVRLGRVFLVRNRFGAAVRDAVLRAVQTVPRVRRAIRHFEFKPRPALPGRRGPVGSMFPQPDVAVGGTRVPLDDVLGAEFAVVGPGVDTATAIGWRGPVARFVRVVPPGTEAPADITTVEDVDGALTAWFAEHGTDVVVLRPDRFVHATEVGSRPLALSR
- a CDS encoding L,D-transpeptidase; protein product: MRDHDAHSAGDRMHRERGARRSPTGLLALQSLAGNAAVTAALQRCGPVRCDCNKDEKDAAVVQRDTKAKPRKVAGQDAPPLAQRGPMVTRIEVHLGTQQLVAHLNDGKSRSRQVSTGKGVCGTKANPCAEPELDSHDQCTPPGDFHVQSRRGGNWHGSDGRLTPDHAMGYYLGFHDQRGIGIHNTQTADGTPRSHGCVRLGHDNSPTGFAAWLNTHTPVGTPVVVDGVAAAAPYSCPAAKRPKKG
- a CDS encoding MerR family transcriptional regulator, with protein sequence MLTIGQLAATAGVTVRAVRHYHHVGLLPEPERDDSGYRRYSAQAAVDLIRIRTLADAGVPLARIDALLHARPAEFAAAITDIDLELRRKIDQLTEYRRRIARLDGGESLVLPAEVVAVLDRMRGLGISERRVLLERDSWILLQALDPRALPQRVRDKNAALDDPETTRLYLACDEAVDWDPHDPRLDRLIDALDAWEVRHERAGDRPESRKLVVSRISEDSPAWQRIVDTLVHRAQRRRAADG
- a CDS encoding alpha/beta fold hydrolase — encoded protein: MTDDITAADRLAPPVGGFAEIDGRRVFVHRAGSGGPAVVFLPGAGAVGLDYFGVHQDVARFTTAVLYDRGGTGYSDRLLLPRSAAAVATEVRELLRAQGVAAPYVLAAHSLGGLYAHRFAQLYPQDVAGLVWLDALHRDWDEFLPPALHLAAFERMGPGPDQLEQLRPVLRQMLVELLADYPEHVRQPLVDAKSSDEWMRAGLAERGTLVALADELRAGPGLPDVPVIALTAVGVDPAAQALTSPEINDGKSRMDAALVGSVSHGEHRILTDTLHHRLCFDRPDAVVQAIRDVIDRVVRS